One genomic segment of Ictalurus punctatus breed USDA103 chromosome 4, Coco_2.0, whole genome shotgun sequence includes these proteins:
- the LOC108264058 gene encoding uncharacterized protein LOC108264058 isoform X1: MSFVRSDISESSWFCSNTCFHSGHQQVANPIIPYVGPIISGGLKPGMALYVQGTVPDNANQFSINFQTGQNKYDDIAFYFNPWIGQYVYLNSFQNGNWEEKECVLDESFTRGAAFNMFIVTKTDGYEVYVNDLRRYMFQHRIPLEKVTTLCICGDVSIDFFGLCENWRRSSFREQAITSTESLLLNMLPIPSEVSHQVIHPILPHVGTIGDRLKPEMAVFFQGALPAHPKEFEINFQTGQSDSDDIAFHFNPRIGKHVYLNSFRNGSWEKEECVSDELFTKGAGFYMFVVISSEGYEVYVNGLQHCMFNHRVPLKNISTISIYGDVTISIYGFIDNWSKSFNFTDLLKITGMGSSFSSLLPILSEVSHPVILPALPYVGTIRGGIRSDTAVFFQGTLPAHAKMFAINFQTGQSDSDDIAFHFNPRIGKHVYLNSFRNASWEKEETAPDKLFTKGAAFNMFVVISSEGYEVYVNGVQLCIFKHRIPLESISTLAIFGDISVAIYGFIDNWSRSPLCMDRSNATGCRSSFSKQLSVPSEVSHPVIQPALPYMGTIKEEIRPDMAVLFHGTVSEHGKSFEINLLTGDSDYDDIAFHISPRIGKSMALNSFINGSWETEEYASDNPFSKGTSFNLFFVINSEGYEVYINSLQHCTFKHRIPLEKVSTLGIRGDVTINYFGFVENWSTSSMARKINEIPEKLSISGNLMHIPSEISHPVINPELPYVGSIPEGLRTDMAVFLKVALPADAKVFTINFQTGESDGDDIAFHINPRIGELVALNSFRNGSWETEEHASITPFAKEGALNMNIVINSEGYEVYVNGLQHCTFKHRIPLENVSTLGICGDVIINYFGFVENWSESSMAVEMNDIQDMSITSGSLIDVPSEISHPLSSPESPHVDTVPEALKTDKAVIFQVALPADANNAVNFKITHRGSENWNELSMVVESNEIQDMSMITGSLIDVPSEISHPISSPELPYVGAIPGGLKTDMAVIFQGNIPADAKEFKINFQTGESDGENIAFHINPRIGELVALNSFRNGSWETEEHASITPFAKEGALNMNIVINSEGYEVCVNGLQHCTFKHRIPLENVSTLGICGDVIINYFGFVENWSESSMAVEMNDIQDMSITSGSLIDVPSEISHPLSSPESAHVDTVPEALKTDKAVIFQVALPADANNAVNFKITHRGSENWNESSMVVESNEIQDMSLITGSLIDVPSEISHPISSPELPYVGAIPGGLKTDMAVIFQGNIPADAKEFKINFQTGESDGENIAFHINPRIGELVALNSFRNGSWETEEHASITPFAKEGALNMNIVINSEGYEVCVNGLQHCTFKHRIPLENVSTLGICGDVIINYFGFVENWSRSSLALENKQSTEMRSTSVTLLPITTDKLTLPFVGSIPGGIRADMAVLFYGTILADSNEFEINFQTCQSSDDIAFNINPQIVRFLVLSSLRNGEDLASDNGAAFNMFVVLKLEGYEVYVNGLQYCTFKHCIPLETISSLGIRGDVFINFIGFIDNWSSSSMVMENIKITGMERSCWRPIPIPSQVSHPVSNPALPYVGLIPGKARPDMAVLFQGALPADANEFTINFQTGESVGDDIAFHINPQLGHYVALNSFRNGSWETEESASDKPFTKGAAFNMFVVIKSEGYEVYVNGLELCTFKHRISLENISKLGICGDVSINFIGFIETWSKFSFIIENNEITGMQTSSWKGSSHQMISTSSEDF, from the exons ATGAGTTTTGTGAGATCAGATATTTCCGAAAGCAGCTGGTTCTGTTCTAACACCTGCTTCCACTCTGGACACCAGCAAGTCGCCAACCCA ATTATTCCCTATGTTGGACCAATAATATCTGGTGGATTAAAACCAGGAATGGCTCTCTATGTTCAAGGGACTGTTCCTGATAATGCCAATCa gttttcaataAATTTCCAAACGGGCCAGAATAAATACGATGACATTGCTTTTTACTTCAATCCCTGGATTGGCCAATATGTATATTTGAACAGCTTCCAGAATGGAAACTGGGAGGAGAAGGAATGTGTTCTCGATGAGTCCTTCACCAGGGGAGCAGCCTTCAATATGTTCATTGTCACCAAGACAGATGGTTATGAG GTTTATGTGAATGACTTAAGACGCTACATGTTCCAGCACCGCATTCCTTTAGAGAAAGTTACTACACTTTGCATTTGCGGAGATGTTAGCATTGATTTTTTTGGCTTGTGTgaa AACTGGAGAAGATCCAGCTTTAGAGAGCAAGCAATTACAAGCACAGAGAGTTTATTGTTGAACATGTTACCAATCCCATCAGAGGTGTCACATCAAGTCATTCATCCT ATACTTCCCCATGTGGGTACAATTGGGGACAGGTTAAAACCGGAGATGGCTGTATTTTTCCAAGGAGCTCTTCCTGCACATCCTAAAGA GTTTGAGATCAATTTCCAAACAGGGCAGTCAGATAGTGATGACATCGCTTTTCACTTCAACCCCCGCATTGGGAAACATGTCTACCTGAACAGCTTCAGAAATGGAAGTTGGGAGAAGGAGGAATGTGTCTCTGATGAACTCTTTACCAAGGGAGCAGGCTtctatatgtttgttgtcatcagTTCGGAGGGCTAtgag GTTTACGTGAATGGCTTGCAACACTGTATGTTTAACCATCGCGTTCCTCTAAAGAATATTTCAACAATTAGCATTTATGGAGATGTTACCATCTCCATCTATGGATTCATTGAT AACTGGAGCAAATCCTTTAACTTTACAGACCTTTTAAAAATCACAGGCATGGGAAGCTCATTCTCAAGCCTGTTACCCATCCTCTCAGAGGTGTCACATCCGGTCATCCTTCCT GCACTTCCCTATGTGGGTACAATCAGAGGAGGGATAAGATCAGATACGGCTGTATTCTTTCAGGGCACTCTTCCTGCACATGCCAAAAt GTTTGCAATAAATTTCCAAACAGGGCAGTCTGATAGTGATGACATCGCTTTTCACTTCAACCCCCGCATTGGGAAACATGTCTACCTGAACAGCTTCAGAAATGCAAGCTGGGAAAAGGAGGAAACTGCACCTGATAAACTCTTTACCAAGGGAGCGGCTTTCAATATGTTTGTCGTCATCAGTTCTGAGGGCTATGAG GTCTATGTAAATGGTGTGCAACTTTGTATATTTAAGCATCGCATTCCCTTAGAGAGCATTTCTACACTTGCCATTTTTGGAGATATTTCAGTCGCCATCTATGGTTTCATTGAT AACTGGAGTAGATCACCTTTATGTATGGACCGATCAAATGCCACAGGATGTAGGAGCTCGTTCTCAAAACAATTATCAGTTCCGTCAGAGGTTTCACATCCAGTCATCCAGCCA GCACTACCCTACATGGGTACCATTAAAGAAGAGATAAGACCAGATATGGCTGTTTTGTTCCATGGGACAGTTTCTGAACATGGCAAAAG cttCGAGATTAATCTTCTGACGGGTGACTCTGATTATGATGACATTGCTTTTCACATCAGTCCTCGAATTGGTAAATCTATGGCCCTGAACAGCTTCATAAATGGCAGCTGGGAGACTGAGGAATATGCCTCTGACAATCCATTCAGCAAGGGAACAtcctttaatttgttttttgttatcaACTCAGAGGGCTATGAG GTCTATATCAACAGCTTGCAACACTGTACATTCAAACACCGAATTCCTTTGGAGAAGGTTTCCACACTTGGCATTCGTGGAGATGTTACCATTAACTACTTTGGTTTTGTTGAA AATTGGAGCACATCCTCCATGGCTAGGAAAATTAATGAAATTCCAGAAAAGTTGAGCATTTCTGGGAACCTGATGCACATTCCATCAGAAATTTCACATCCAGTCATCAACCCT GAACTCCCATATGTAGGATCTATACCAGAAGGTTTAAGGACAGATATGGCTGTATTCCTCAAAGTGGCTCTTCCTGCAGATGCTAAAGT GTTTACAATAAATTTCCAGACGGGTGAGTCTGACGGTGATGACATCGCTTTCCACATCAACCCCCGAATTGGAGAGTTAGTGGCCCTAAACAGCTTTAGAAATGGTAGTTGGGAGACTGAGGAACATGCCTCCATCACACCCTTTGCCAAGGAAGGAGCATTGAATATGAACATTGTCATCAACTCAGAGGGATATGAG GTCTATGTGAATGGCTTGCAACACTGTACATTCAAGCACCGCATTCCTTTAGAGAACGTTTCTACTCTTGGTATTTGTGGAGATGTTATCATCAACTACTTTGGATTTGTTGAA AACTGGAGTGAATCCTCCATGGCTGTGGAAATGAATGACATTCAAGACATGTCGATCACTTCCGGGAGCCTGATAGACGTCCCATCAGAGATTTCTCATCCACTCAGCAGCCCT GAAAGTCCACATGTAGATACAGTCCCAGaagcattaaaaacagacaagGCTGTAATCTTCCAAGTGGCTCTTCCTGCAGATGCCAATAA tgCAGTCAACTTCAAAATTACTCACCGTGGAAGTGAA AACTGGAACGAATTGTCCATGGTTGTGGAAAGTAATGAAATCCAAGACATGTCAATGATTACTGGGAGCCTGATAGACGTGCCATCAGAGATTTCACATCCAATCAGCAGCCCT GAACTTCCATATGTTGGTGCAATTCCAGGAGGATTAAAGACAGATATGGCTGTAATCTTTCAAGGGAATATTCCAGCAGATGCCAAAGA gtttaaaataaatttccagACGGGTGAGTCTGATGGTGAGAACATCGCTTTCCATATCAACCCCCGAATTGGAGAGTTAGTGGCCCTAAACAGCTTTAGAAATGGTAGTTGGGAGACCGAGGAACATGCCTCCATCACACCCTTTGCCAAGGAAGGAGCATTGAATATGAACATTGTCATCAACTCAGAGGGATATGAG GTCTGTGTGAATGGCTTGCAACACTGTACATTCAAGCACCGCATTCCTTTAGAGAACGTTTCTACTCTTGGTATTTGTGGAGATGTTATCATCAACTACTTTGGATTTGTTGAA AACTGGAGTGAATCCTCCATGGCTGTGGAAATGAATGACATTCAAGACATGTCGATCACTTCCGGGAGCCTGATAGACGTCCCATCAGAGATTTCTCATCCACTCAGCAGCCCT GAAAGTGCACATGTAGATACAGTCCCAGaagcattaaaaacagacaagGCTGTAATCTTCCAAGTGGCTCTTCCTGCAGATGCCAATAA tgCAGTGAACTTCAAAATTACTCACCGTGGAAGTGAA AACTGGAACGAATCGTCCATGGTTGTGGAAAGTAATGAAATCCAAGACATGTCACTGATTACTGGGAGCCTGATAGACGTGCCATCAGAGATTTCACATCCAATCAGCAGCCCT GAACTTCCATATGTTGGTGCAATTCCAGGAGGATTAAAGACAGATATGGCTGTAATCTTTCAAGGGAATATTCCAGCAGATGCCAAAGA gtttaaaataaatttccagACGGGTGAGTCTGATGGTGAGAACATCGCTTTCCATATCAACCCCCGAATTGGAGAGTTAGTGGCCCTAAACAGCTTTAGAAATGGTAGTTGGGAGACTGAGGAACATGCCTCCATCACACCCTTTGCCAAGGAAGGAGCATTGAATATGAACATTGTCATCAACTCAGAGGGATATGAG GTCTGTGTGAATGGCTTGCAACACTGTACATTCAAGCACCGCATTCCTTTAGAGAACGTTTCTACTCTTGGTATTTGTGGAGATGTTATCATCAACTACTTTGGATTTGTTGAA AACTGGAGCAGatcttctttggcactggaaaaTAAGCAAAGCACTGAAATGAGAAGCACTTCCGTGACACTTCTACCCATCACAACAGACAAGCTT aCACTTCCATTTGTGGGCAGCATCCCGGGTGGGATAAGAGCAGATATGGCTGTACTGTTTTATGGGACAATTCTTGCAGATTCCAATGA gTTTGAAATAAATTTCCAAACATGTCAGTCCTCTGATGATATCGCATTCAATATCAATCCCCAAATTGTCCGTTTTCTGGTGCTAAGCAGTCTCAGAAATGGTGAAGATTTAGCTTCAGACAACGGAGCAGCCTTCAATATGTTTGTTGTCCTCAAATTAGAGGGTTATGAG GTCTATGTGAATGGCCTGCAATATTGCACATTCAAGCATTGCATTCCTTTAGAGACCATTTCTTCACTTGGCATTCGTGGAGATGTTTTCATCAATTTCATTGGTTTTATTGAT AACTGGAGTAGCTCGTCCATGGTTATggaaaatattaaaatcacaggcATGGAAAGATCATGCTGGAGACCTATACCAATCCCATCACAGGTTTCACATCCAGTCAGCAACCCT GCCCTTCCTTATGTAGGACTGATCCCAGGAAAGGCAAGACCAGATATGGCTGTCTTGTTCCAAGGGGCTCTTCCTGCAGATGCCAATGA ATTCACAATAAACTTCCAAACAGGTGAGTCTGTTGGTGATGACATCGCTTTTCACATTAACCCCCAACTCGGCCATTATGTGGCACTAAACAGCTTCAGAAATGGTAGCTGGGAGACTGAGGAATCTGCCTCTGACAAACCCTTCACCAAGGGAGCAGCCTTTAATATGTTTGTCGTCATTAAATCAGAGGGGTATGAG GTCTATGTGAATGGCTTGGAACTTTGCACATTCAAACATCGCATTTCTTTAGAGAACATTTCTAAGCTTGGCATTTGTGGAGATGTTTCCATCAATTTCATTGGTTTTATTGAG ACCTGGAGCAAATTTTCCTTCATCatagaaaataatgaaatcacAGGCATGCAGACCTCATCCTGGAAAGGCTCATCCCATCAGATGATCAGCACATCATCTGAAGATTTTTAA
- the LOC108264058 gene encoding uncharacterized protein LOC108264058 isoform X3, with protein MSFVRSDISESSWFCSNTCFHSGHQQVANPIIPYVGPIISGGLKPGMALYVQGTVPDNANQFSINFQTGQNKYDDIAFYFNPWIGQYVYLNSFQNGNWEEKECVLDESFTRGAAFNMFIVTKTDGYEVYVNDLRRYMFQHRIPLEKVTTLCICGDVSIDFFGLCENWRRSSFREQAITSTESLLLNMLPIPSEVSHQVIHPILPHVGTIGDRLKPEMAVFFQGALPAHPKEFEINFQTGQSDSDDIAFHFNPRIGKHVYLNSFRNGSWEKEECVSDELFTKGAGFYMFVVISSEGYEVYVNGLQHCMFNHRVPLKNISTISIYGDVTISIYGFIDNWSKSFNFTDLLKITGMGSSFSSLLPILSEVSHPVILPALPYVGTIRGGIRSDTAVFFQGTLPAHAKMFAINFQTGQSDSDDIAFHFNPRIGKHVYLNSFRNASWEKEETAPDKLFTKGAAFNMFVVISSEGYEVYVNGVQLCIFKHRIPLESISTLAIFGDISVAIYGFIDNWSRSPLCMDRSNATGCRSSFSKQLSVPSEVSHPVIQPALPYMGTIKEEIRPDMAVLFHGTVSEHGKSFEINLLTGDSDYDDIAFHISPRIGKSMALNSFINGSWETEEYASDNPFSKGTSFNLFFVINSEGYEVYINSLQHCTFKHRIPLEKVSTLGIRGDVTINYFGFVENWSTSSMARKINEIPEKLSISGNLMHIPSEISHPVINPELPYVGSIPEGLRTDMAVFLKVALPADAKVFTINFQTGESDGDDIAFHINPRIGELVALNSFRNGSWETEEHASITPFAKEGALNMNIVINSEGYEVYVNGLQHCTFKHRIPLENVSTLGICGDVIINYFGFVENWSESSMAVEMNDIQDMSITSGSLIDVPSEISHPLSSPESPHVDTVPEALKTDKAVIFQVALPADANNAVNFKITHRGSENWNESSMVVESNEIQDMSLITGSLIDVPSEISHPISSPELPYVGAIPGGLKTDMAVIFQGNIPADAKEFKINFQTGESDGENIAFHINPRIGELVALNSFRNGSWETEEHASITPFAKEGALNMNIVINSEGYEVCVNGLQHCTFKHRIPLENVSTLGICGDVIINYFGFVENWSRSSLALENKQSTEMRSTSVTLLPITTDKLTLPFVGSIPGGIRADMAVLFYGTILADSNEFEINFQTCQSSDDIAFNINPQIVRFLVLSSLRNGEDLASDNGAAFNMFVVLKLEGYEVYVNGLQYCTFKHCIPLETISSLGIRGDVFINFIGFIDNWSSSSMVMENIKITGMERSCWRPIPIPSQVSHPVSNPALPYVGLIPGKARPDMAVLFQGALPADANEFTINFQTGESVGDDIAFHINPQLGHYVALNSFRNGSWETEESASDKPFTKGAAFNMFVVIKSEGYEVYVNGLELCTFKHRISLENISKLGICGDVSINFIGFIETWSKFSFIIENNEITGMQTSSWKGSSHQMISTSSEDF; from the exons ATGAGTTTTGTGAGATCAGATATTTCCGAAAGCAGCTGGTTCTGTTCTAACACCTGCTTCCACTCTGGACACCAGCAAGTCGCCAACCCA ATTATTCCCTATGTTGGACCAATAATATCTGGTGGATTAAAACCAGGAATGGCTCTCTATGTTCAAGGGACTGTTCCTGATAATGCCAATCa gttttcaataAATTTCCAAACGGGCCAGAATAAATACGATGACATTGCTTTTTACTTCAATCCCTGGATTGGCCAATATGTATATTTGAACAGCTTCCAGAATGGAAACTGGGAGGAGAAGGAATGTGTTCTCGATGAGTCCTTCACCAGGGGAGCAGCCTTCAATATGTTCATTGTCACCAAGACAGATGGTTATGAG GTTTATGTGAATGACTTAAGACGCTACATGTTCCAGCACCGCATTCCTTTAGAGAAAGTTACTACACTTTGCATTTGCGGAGATGTTAGCATTGATTTTTTTGGCTTGTGTgaa AACTGGAGAAGATCCAGCTTTAGAGAGCAAGCAATTACAAGCACAGAGAGTTTATTGTTGAACATGTTACCAATCCCATCAGAGGTGTCACATCAAGTCATTCATCCT ATACTTCCCCATGTGGGTACAATTGGGGACAGGTTAAAACCGGAGATGGCTGTATTTTTCCAAGGAGCTCTTCCTGCACATCCTAAAGA GTTTGAGATCAATTTCCAAACAGGGCAGTCAGATAGTGATGACATCGCTTTTCACTTCAACCCCCGCATTGGGAAACATGTCTACCTGAACAGCTTCAGAAATGGAAGTTGGGAGAAGGAGGAATGTGTCTCTGATGAACTCTTTACCAAGGGAGCAGGCTtctatatgtttgttgtcatcagTTCGGAGGGCTAtgag GTTTACGTGAATGGCTTGCAACACTGTATGTTTAACCATCGCGTTCCTCTAAAGAATATTTCAACAATTAGCATTTATGGAGATGTTACCATCTCCATCTATGGATTCATTGAT AACTGGAGCAAATCCTTTAACTTTACAGACCTTTTAAAAATCACAGGCATGGGAAGCTCATTCTCAAGCCTGTTACCCATCCTCTCAGAGGTGTCACATCCGGTCATCCTTCCT GCACTTCCCTATGTGGGTACAATCAGAGGAGGGATAAGATCAGATACGGCTGTATTCTTTCAGGGCACTCTTCCTGCACATGCCAAAAt GTTTGCAATAAATTTCCAAACAGGGCAGTCTGATAGTGATGACATCGCTTTTCACTTCAACCCCCGCATTGGGAAACATGTCTACCTGAACAGCTTCAGAAATGCAAGCTGGGAAAAGGAGGAAACTGCACCTGATAAACTCTTTACCAAGGGAGCGGCTTTCAATATGTTTGTCGTCATCAGTTCTGAGGGCTATGAG GTCTATGTAAATGGTGTGCAACTTTGTATATTTAAGCATCGCATTCCCTTAGAGAGCATTTCTACACTTGCCATTTTTGGAGATATTTCAGTCGCCATCTATGGTTTCATTGAT AACTGGAGTAGATCACCTTTATGTATGGACCGATCAAATGCCACAGGATGTAGGAGCTCGTTCTCAAAACAATTATCAGTTCCGTCAGAGGTTTCACATCCAGTCATCCAGCCA GCACTACCCTACATGGGTACCATTAAAGAAGAGATAAGACCAGATATGGCTGTTTTGTTCCATGGGACAGTTTCTGAACATGGCAAAAG cttCGAGATTAATCTTCTGACGGGTGACTCTGATTATGATGACATTGCTTTTCACATCAGTCCTCGAATTGGTAAATCTATGGCCCTGAACAGCTTCATAAATGGCAGCTGGGAGACTGAGGAATATGCCTCTGACAATCCATTCAGCAAGGGAACAtcctttaatttgttttttgttatcaACTCAGAGGGCTATGAG GTCTATATCAACAGCTTGCAACACTGTACATTCAAACACCGAATTCCTTTGGAGAAGGTTTCCACACTTGGCATTCGTGGAGATGTTACCATTAACTACTTTGGTTTTGTTGAA AATTGGAGCACATCCTCCATGGCTAGGAAAATTAATGAAATTCCAGAAAAGTTGAGCATTTCTGGGAACCTGATGCACATTCCATCAGAAATTTCACATCCAGTCATCAACCCT GAACTCCCATATGTAGGATCTATACCAGAAGGTTTAAGGACAGATATGGCTGTATTCCTCAAAGTGGCTCTTCCTGCAGATGCTAAAGT GTTTACAATAAATTTCCAGACGGGTGAGTCTGACGGTGATGACATCGCTTTCCACATCAACCCCCGAATTGGAGAGTTAGTGGCCCTAAACAGCTTTAGAAATGGTAGTTGGGAGACTGAGGAACATGCCTCCATCACACCCTTTGCCAAGGAAGGAGCATTGAATATGAACATTGTCATCAACTCAGAGGGATATGAG GTCTATGTGAATGGCTTGCAACACTGTACATTCAAGCACCGCATTCCTTTAGAGAACGTTTCTACTCTTGGTATTTGTGGAGATGTTATCATCAACTACTTTGGATTTGTTGAA AACTGGAGTGAATCCTCCATGGCTGTGGAAATGAATGACATTCAAGACATGTCGATCACTTCCGGGAGCCTGATAGACGTCCCATCAGAGATTTCTCATCCACTCAGCAGCCCT GAAAGTCCACATGTAGATACAGTCCCAGaagcattaaaaacagacaagGCTGTAATCTTCCAAGTGGCTCTTCCTGCAGATGCCAATAA tgCAGTCAACTTCAAAATTACTCACCGTGGAAGTGAA AACTGGAACGAATCGTCCATGGTTGTGGAAAGTAATGAAATCCAAGACATGTCACTGATTACTGGGAGCCTGATAGACGTGCCATCAGAGATTTCACATCCAATCAGCAGCCCT GAACTTCCATATGTTGGTGCAATTCCAGGAGGATTAAAGACAGATATGGCTGTAATCTTTCAAGGGAATATTCCAGCAGATGCCAAAGA gtttaaaataaatttccagACGGGTGAGTCTGATGGTGAGAACATCGCTTTCCATATCAACCCCCGAATTGGAGAGTTAGTGGCCCTAAACAGCTTTAGAAATGGTAGTTGGGAGACTGAGGAACATGCCTCCATCACACCCTTTGCCAAGGAAGGAGCATTGAATATGAACATTGTCATCAACTCAGAGGGATATGAG GTCTGTGTGAATGGCTTGCAACACTGTACATTCAAGCACCGCATTCCTTTAGAGAACGTTTCTACTCTTGGTATTTGTGGAGATGTTATCATCAACTACTTTGGATTTGTTGAA AACTGGAGCAGatcttctttggcactggaaaaTAAGCAAAGCACTGAAATGAGAAGCACTTCCGTGACACTTCTACCCATCACAACAGACAAGCTT aCACTTCCATTTGTGGGCAGCATCCCGGGTGGGATAAGAGCAGATATGGCTGTACTGTTTTATGGGACAATTCTTGCAGATTCCAATGA gTTTGAAATAAATTTCCAAACATGTCAGTCCTCTGATGATATCGCATTCAATATCAATCCCCAAATTGTCCGTTTTCTGGTGCTAAGCAGTCTCAGAAATGGTGAAGATTTAGCTTCAGACAACGGAGCAGCCTTCAATATGTTTGTTGTCCTCAAATTAGAGGGTTATGAG GTCTATGTGAATGGCCTGCAATATTGCACATTCAAGCATTGCATTCCTTTAGAGACCATTTCTTCACTTGGCATTCGTGGAGATGTTTTCATCAATTTCATTGGTTTTATTGAT AACTGGAGTAGCTCGTCCATGGTTATggaaaatattaaaatcacaggcATGGAAAGATCATGCTGGAGACCTATACCAATCCCATCACAGGTTTCACATCCAGTCAGCAACCCT GCCCTTCCTTATGTAGGACTGATCCCAGGAAAGGCAAGACCAGATATGGCTGTCTTGTTCCAAGGGGCTCTTCCTGCAGATGCCAATGA ATTCACAATAAACTTCCAAACAGGTGAGTCTGTTGGTGATGACATCGCTTTTCACATTAACCCCCAACTCGGCCATTATGTGGCACTAAACAGCTTCAGAAATGGTAGCTGGGAGACTGAGGAATCTGCCTCTGACAAACCCTTCACCAAGGGAGCAGCCTTTAATATGTTTGTCGTCATTAAATCAGAGGGGTATGAG GTCTATGTGAATGGCTTGGAACTTTGCACATTCAAACATCGCATTTCTTTAGAGAACATTTCTAAGCTTGGCATTTGTGGAGATGTTTCCATCAATTTCATTGGTTTTATTGAG ACCTGGAGCAAATTTTCCTTCATCatagaaaataatgaaatcacAGGCATGCAGACCTCATCCTGGAAAGGCTCATCCCATCAGATGATCAGCACATCATCTGAAGATTTTTAA